The genomic region GTGCCTGGGCatccttttttgttgtggcGTTCGCAAAGGTGAAGGCGTCGAGACGGAGGAGGGACGGCGGTGGGCGCTGCGtacagagaggaggaacgAGGGCGAGTGTGGTTCGACCGGATAGGGGAGTGAGGCAGCGATGTGGAGCACGTgttccgcctcctccctgcgCTTTGCGCGCCATCGCTAACGGGACGGCTATGCAGCCGTTTCCCTGTTCCGGCCCCTTCCTTTTCTTCAGCAGAGACGAGTATCGTTTGGGACCGGCGCCGTTCTAACGTCCTGCATTTGAAGTGTCGCTGTTCGCTCACCACATTTGCGTGTGCCCCTCGCCATCTTGAGAGTGTTCCCGCTTTCGTGCGCGGACCTTGTCTTGATAAGTGTCGGCGCGAGCGGGTCCGTCAGTGCAGTTCTGTGGCAGTGGATATACCGCATAATACAACACCGGCGTTTGAACACCGGTGTTGTTTGCGCTGGCGGGGAAGGTGAGCAACGGGGGTGAAGTCGCAGGAAACAGTGAGCACCGTCGCGGTCGACGTCTCTTCATTGTCGACAGCGCAATGACCTGCCGCCATTTATATGGGTTCTCCTTTGGCTTTGCTGTtgctttcctcctctctcggtGCGCGTGATTAGACGGCTCCCGTCCCCACACATTCACTCGCTCTCCCTGTCTCAATGCATTTCTCTTCAGTCTCTTCCTTATCACCACCTTGCAGGCGTTTTATCTCGCCCTCTTCGGGGTGACACGACGTGTCTACACCATTCACGTAGACGGCGGTGAATTTGCTTTCTACTCTTTTTTGTGCTTCAGCTTATCTGTGATTTAAGATACACCCTATCGTCACATGAGGAGCCACTTCCGGTGGTGGCAGGTCCAAGTTCCTGCGAGGTGAGGAGGCcggagcgatgcatcgccaCTGATGCCGGCGTCCGAGCCCTGGGCGGTGCTGCATCGGAGCAGTCGGCGACAAATGCACAACGCTTCTGCCATCCATGTTATCGGTAAAGTGCCAGCGCGACTCGAGCGCATCTCTCACCCGGGCCCACACACTGCCCTACGGCTGTAGGGGAGCCTgagccaccccgaggggTGTGCGCCAGGCGGGCCGCTGGCAtgatgggagcggctgcgaggcgaccttCTAGGGCGGGTAGCGTTtgagaggcagaggccgtgctcgtCATGATGGATTGGGCGCTTTGCCCTAAGGTGCGTGTCTagggctgcttcgcaccgcaGGCGTGAGGCGTGTGGCAGGCCGGAGGTTGGCGTGGCGTTCGACCGCACACTGCATGGCAGAGAGCTGGGGGCACGGTGtgcgaaaagaaaaagccATTCGGCCATACTTTTGTGCTTCACCTTGGGGCAGGACGAGATTCCAGCGATGGTGGATATATTTTTTGCTTATTTTCGCTTTGAACAGTGATGCGAGCCAGCGTCCGAGAAAAAAGGGGCGCGGAGGGACATGAAAAGGTCATTAGACGCGTGGGTCGGATACAACGGCAGACAGCTCGTCTTGGATGACGAGGATTTAGCTTGAGTACCACAGGGGTGACCGAACTCTGTCCGCAGGCGTACACTTGTTGGCTTGCTCGTGGTGGAATGACATGTTGCCAAAAGAAGACGAACGGAGATTTTACAAGACCAAGGTATAGACAAGGAAGCTATTTCCCCGTCATGTGTGCTATCCCACCATCTCCTCGCCGgtcttccccttccctttcaGCTGCTACTCGATTATGTACGTGAAGGTCGAAAGTGTGGCGGTAAGAGAGTTGCAggcaaacgaaaaagaaaagagtgCCGAGAAACAAAGCATTTCTTCGCTGATTGATGCGCGTCCTTCATGCTCTGTGGCAGGTTTCTTCttcggtggcgatggtggaATGGAGGagtatatatatgtatatggatgtgcgtgtgtgtgtgtgtgcgtctgtaaAACGACGTTGCAGAGTGGCATTGTTGCACGGTGTCGTTGCCATCAAGGTCCgtctgcccccctcctccctcctcttttcccACACCTTGTCGTCCCTCTTGCTCGTTTCTCCTGTTCCCCTCTTCTCGTAtgtgcttttttttgtttcttgtGTTTTTTCGTCCCACGCGATGAGCGCGTTAAGCAAGCGAACGCATCACACATATGCATGCGGCTGCTTTCGGATAGCACACGAAGAAGCGTGTGTAGGTCGGATGTGTCAGCGCCGAGATGGCCGCTCCACAACAAACAGAAATGATCCTGTGCCTCTCTATGTACTGGCGTGAGGATGCTCTTGCTCTTTTTTCAGCtcttcgctttttttttttgtacaTTCTGGCGGCTGGCCACTTGTAGCTCTTGTGAACGTGGGCGCGCAAATATTTGTGAGTGTTTGCGTGCTTGCCGGAACCGTTCGCCGCTTCGTTGGGTAGCAAGTGTTCAAAAAAAACGTATCTTGGGGAAGGGGCAAGGATGACCCAGTCAAACTGACTTCGTTTGCCCCTCAATATACAACGCTTGTCGCGCCCCTGTGGATACATGAGCACACATGGCATCACTGATGGTCTCTCTaacgtgcgcgcgtctgtCGAGCACGAGGCCGCACGTTCGTTCATCTGTCATGAAGCGGCGGCCATTCACGCATTTTATTCTTGTCCGTCTTTGCGCAGTGTTTGTCAAGCGCCGTGTAGGCAGAGAATGGAGGGGCGTCGCGTGAGCGCCCTGGTCAGCCATTGATTTCCCACGAAGCTCGCCTGCCaagctccccaccaccatcacgTGTCTTGCCCGTGGTATCATCATTCACTTCTTCTGTTTCTTTCGCTCCTCTGACTTTTATCTCGCTGAAAAAAATCATCTGCGCCGTGCGCACACTTGCTTGCCGCTCTCTCATCGGCTGCTTGCGCCTCACGTGATGCACGGCTGCATCGATTCCATTCTACTGGACAAATATGGTCATACCCGCTTCCACCGTGTCATCACACCTCTTGCTTTCTCTGTCGCTGCGCTCGTTTCGCTCCTTTATGTTGCCTGCGGCTCAGTCTCTCAGCAGCTTGTCAGAAAAACGTGTATGCGCCTTCCTCCGCCCGCTCATCCCTTGTTCTAGCGCTCCGCCCCCATCATTTCTTCaccctttttgttttctcgtTTTTCTATCGGTttcatcgttttttttttttggtgtgtgcgtgtgtgtgtgcgtgtgtgtgcatccgTGGTTCCGCGTTCTTGCGTCTCgaactctctctctctctctgtgtgtgtgtgtgtgtgtgtatcctTGTGCTAAAGAGCACGCGACCAAGTATCGAGCTTCTTCCTCCCAGCACGCCTAACTAGCACCGTTCCTCTCGATTCTctttgctgtttttttttttctgccgATCAGCGTGTCCTTCGTCTGCTGGTTGAGCACCGGTAGCTACGGGCCTACCGCTTAGGAACTGTTTAAGCATCTCTATTCTTCCCTCGGTGAGTATACACAGCGTAAAACATGGCCCGCGATCAGCATGCGTTCGAGTCAGAGCAGCAGATGGGCTCCGTCAAGGCTGTTTCCGGCCCTGTCGTGATCGCCGAAAACATGAGCGGTAGCGCGATGTACGAGCTTGTGCAGGTCGGATCGTTCCGCCTTGTCGGCGAGATCATCCGCCTGGAGGGCGACACGGCCACGATTCAGGTGTACGAGGAGACGGACGGTCTGACTGTCGGTGATCCGGTCTACTGTACCGGCAAGCCTCTGTCGCTCGAGCTGGGCCCTGGCATCATGTCGGAGATCTTTGACGGCATTCAGCGTCCGCTCGACACCATTTACCAGATGGTGCAGAACGTATTCATCCCGAAAGGCGTACAGGTGCGCGCGCTCAACGCGCAGAGGCAGTGGGACTTCACCCCTTCTGTGAAGGTGGGCGACATAGTCACGGGCGGTGACGTCCTGGGCTTCGTCGCTGAGAACTCGCTCATGAACAACCACAGCATTATGGTGCCGCCGAACATGCAGGGCCGTGTGGTATCGGTCCAGCCTGGTGGCAACTACACGCTGGATGATGACGTGGTGGATATCGAGTACAACGGCAAGAGGAAGTCCCTGCGTCTGATGCAGCGCTGGCCCGTGCGCACGCCGCGCCCGGTGGCTTTGAAAGAGTCAGGCAACCACCCCCTCCTGACCGGCCAGCGTGTGCTGGACGCGCTGTTCCCCTCCGTGCAGGGTGGCACGTGCTCGATCCCCGGCGCGTTCGGCTGTGGCAAGACTGTCATTAGTCAGGCCCTCTCCAAGTACTCCAACTCCGACTGCGTCATCTAtgtcggctgcggcgagcGCGGTAATGAGATGGCTGAGGTGCTCATGGATTTCCCAACTCTGACGACCGTGATCGATGGTCGCGAGGAGTCCATCATGAAGCGCACCTGCCTCGTGGCAAACACTTCGAACATGCCAGTCGCAGCCCGCGAGGCCTCTATTTACACCGGCATCACCCTGGCCGAGTACTACCGTGATATGGGCAAGCATATTGCCATGATGGCCGACTCGACATCTCGCTGGGCCGAGGCGCTTCGTGAGATTTCCGGTCGTCTGGCGGAGATGCCAGCCGATGGTGGCTACCCTGCCTACCTCAGCGCTCGTCTCGCCTCCTTCTACGAGCGCGCCGGCCTCGTCACCTGCATCGGCGGGCCGAAGCGCCAGGGCTCCGTCACGATCGTCGGTGCTGTGTCTCCGCCGGGCGGTGACTTCTCTGATCCCGTCACATCCGCCACTCTCAGCATTGTGCAGGTCTTCTGGGGTCTGGAGAAGCGCCTCGCCCAGCGCAAGCACTTCCCGTCCGTCAACTGGCTCATTTCCTACTCCAAATACCTGAACGCGCTGGAGCCCTTCTTCAACACCTTCGACTCCGACTAcatgcgcctgcgcgccgTCGTGTCGGAGATTctgcagcgcgaggaggagctgcaggagatTGTGCAGCTGGTGGGTAAGGACTCCCTTTCCGAGTCCGACAAGATCATTCTCGAGGTGGCAAAGGTGATTCGTGAGGAGTTCCTTCAGCAGAACGCCTTCACCCCGTACGACAAGTTTTGTCCGCTGTACAAGACATGCTGGATGCTGCGCAACATCGTCACCTTCTACGAGGAGGCCCAGCGCGTCGTTGCCGAGTCTGCCGGCGACCACAAGATCACGTGGAACTACATCCGTGAGAAGATCCCGACCATCTACACGGGCCTGACCGAAATGAAGTTCCGCGACCCCATCGAGGGTGAGGAGGCGAACACGGACTACTTCAAGAAGCAGAACGAGGAGATCATCAGCTCCTTCAACTCGCTGCTACAGTAGGTCGCAGGCTTGCtcaccttctcttctccttgtcGTGTCGTGCGTACTGCGCTAcctcgcgtgcgtgctgtTCTGATCCGTTGTCGTCCGCCTCGGTGGCGTCTATTCGATGCTTGTTTTGGGTGTTACCTTGTATTTGTCGCTGTGACAgtggcgcgtgtgtttgCCAGATTACTTTCTTGCTTCTTCCTGTTCATTTTTTTTGTGAAAGGGATGGGATAGAGCGGATGGGGGCACACGGCGCGTGGTGTCCTCACTATGCACGCGACTGCGTCGTATGGGTCGTGTCTGTTTTTTTTCCCTTGGCGAACACCccagcctctctctctctctccttgacGTTTTTGTTTCTGTGGGATCGGCTACCTGGATAGGCGGCTGGGGTATTGCCGTGCGGTTGTGAGGGCGTCGCCTTATCTGTGCTGGTGTGCTCTCTCGAGCCCGCCGTGTTGGCGGACGGCAGCCTGAAATGAACGGATGTGAGAGGGAGGCGAAACGAAGAGGCGTCAAAGGGCaacgcgaccgccgccgccgcaacaaCCGCAGCGGTTGCCCTGCTCGCGTATTCTCATGTGAGCAGACgatgctgttgttgctgcttgtgtgtgtaagtgtgtgtgtgtgtgtcgcatGATGCCATGCTGTCTGTGTCATGAACCCTttcctgtgcgtgtgcagggcagctgcgccgtggTCTCCCGTCACCCCTAGTCTCCCTCGCTCGCCTTGCAGGCAAGCAGAGTAGATCAGGAGGGATGTGAAAGAGTGAGGGAGATGGCAGCATGCAGGCAGTCACGTGAGGTCGCGCAGGGCAGGGCGGCAGGCTGCAGTGAGGCAGTAGGGGAATGAAGACAAGGTAGGAGAGGCGACAGGTAGTACATTGTAGGCGTGTGCTTTCGTCTGTTGGATACCGTTTTTTTGTGTTGCGGCTTAGGTGGACACTGCGGAGTTCGATGACGCCTCCGaattgtttttttttcggcgATGCTTTGATTTGGCGGAAActgcgagctgctgcggctccgcGACGAAAGCAACGAAGAAACTAAAGACGACAAATGCGCGGGAGGCAGCTCATGGAGAATGTGCTCACCAGATTGACTCACGCGTATGCGTGAGTGTCGGCGTGTTATATGTAGGCGTGCGGACTGCTGCAGTTGCGCAtacatttttttttgattGTGTGAATCGCTGAACAGGGGACGCCGATGCTCAAGTGGAGGGTGGTTGTTGTGGTGGTAAtcgggagagggagagcgtggCTTGACTAATCGGATGACGTTCATGTTTTTCCCTCTCAGCTTTTCCCCTCTCATTGTGCTCCGCCTCTTTTCTGTCTCTTCGCGGATGTGCGGCCCGCTTATGGTGCCCATGCGCAGTATAGCACCGTGAGGTGTGCCAGCGGTGACATGCCACTCtaccagcggcgccgcatgCCAACCGTTGTCGTCTAACGCAAGCAAGAAGACCGTTTGGCAGCCTCGAGTCGCCGTTTTTCACTCCTCTCCTTCGCGACGTTCCCTTTTCTGCCTTCCATTTcttctgtgcgtgtcttcCCAGTACCTGTGCACCCCTTTCGTCTCGGTTTCACGTGAGATTTGccagtgcgtgcgtctgtgtacAGCACCGGCACTCCTCGAgctcccccgccccgcctccaCGAGTCTGTGCGTTGCCGCGCACCCCCACGCAGCTGAAAACGCGAATGAAATAAACTCCAGCATTGACTTCACGTTCATCCATCTTGATAGCCTTGGTGGGGGTACCGGGCACTTTGGCCTTTTCTTCCTCCTGTTCACAGGAGTCGGTCGGTGGTGAGGCACCGCCcaggcacaggcacaggcacaggcacaggcacacacacacacacacacacacacacacacacacaaagaaaagcTTCAGTCTCCAGAGTCGAGCGTATTGTTGCCTCTCAAAACCGCCACGTACAGAC from Leishmania major strain Friedlin complete genome, chromosome 34 harbors:
- a CDS encoding putative vacuolar ATP synthase catalytic subunit A, with the translated sequence MARDQHAFESEQQMGSVKAVSGPVVIAENMSGSAMYELVQVGSFRLVGEIIRLEGDTATIQVYEETDGLTVGDPVYCTGKPLSLELGPGIMSEIFDGIQRPLDTIYQMVQNVFIPKGVQVRALNAQRQWDFTPSVKVGDIVTGGDVLGFVAENSLMNNHSIMVPPNMQGRVVSVQPGGNYTLDDDVVDIEYNGKRKSLRLMQRWPVRTPRPVALKESGNHPLLTGQRVLDALFPSVQGGTCSIPGAFGCGKTVISQALSKYSNSDCVIYVGCGERGNEMAEVLMDFPTLTTVIDGREESIMKRTCLVANTSNMPVAAREASIYTGITLAEYYRDMGKHIAMMADSTSRWAEALREISGRLAEMPADGGYPAYLSARLASFYERAGLVTCIGGPKRQGSVTIVGAVSPPGGDFSDPVTSATLSIVQVFWGLEKRLAQRKHFPSVNWLISYSKYLNALEPFFNTFDSDYMRLRAVVSEILQREEELQEIVQLVGKDSLSESDKIILEVAKVIREEFLQQNAFTPYDKFCPLYKTCWMLRNIVTFYEEAQRVVAESAGDHKITWNYIREKIPTIYTGLTEMKFRDPIEGEEANTDYFKKQNEEIISSFNSLLQ